A single genomic interval of Saccharomyces eubayanus strain FM1318 chromosome IV, whole genome shotgun sequence harbors:
- the UGA4 gene encoding Uga4p, whose protein sequence is MSMSSKNENKITVERKVSTDFGQAFQLQGLGSNLRSIRSKTGAGEVNYINAAKSVNDNQLLAEIGYKPELKRQFSTLQVFGIAFSIMGLLPSIASVMGGGLDGGPASLLWGWFIAGFFLLLVGISMAEHASAIPTAGGLYYWTYYYAPEGYKEIISFIIGCSNSLALTAGVCSINYGLAEEIAAAVTLTKDGNFDATRGKLYGIFAGAVVLMGICTCIASGGIARLQTLSIVSNVFIIVLLFIALPIGTKHNMGGFNNGDFIFGKFKNFSDWNNGWQFCLAGFMPAVWTINSFDSCVHQSEEAKDAKKSVPIGIILSIVVCWILGWFIIICLMACINPDLESVLXSKYGFALAQIVYDSLGKKWAIAFMSLIAFCQFLMGASITTAVSRQVWAFSRDNGLPLSKYIKKVDPKYSVPFYAILAACVCSLVLGLLCLIDQAATNALFSLAVAGNNLAWSTPTVLRLTSGKDLFRPGPFYLGKLWSPIVGWIGVAFQVFIIVMVMFPAQQKGITKSTMNYTCVIGPGIWILAGIYYKVYKKKYYHGPATNLSDEDYVDAVGVDVIDTIISKQEP, encoded by the coding sequence ATGAGTATGTCAAGCAAAAACGAGAACAAAATAACGGTAGAACGAAAGGTGTCGACGGATTTTGGCCAGGCTTTTCAACTCCAAGGGCTTGGGTCCAATTTAAGATCGATTCGCTCCAAGACTGGTGCCGGTGAAGTAAACTATATTAATGCTGCTAAATCTGTAAATGATAACCAACTGCTTGCAGAGATCGGTTACAAGCCAGAATTGAAGAGACAGTTTTCCACATTGCAAGTTTTTGGTATTGCATTCTCCATTATGGGTTTACTGCCATCCATCGCGTCTGTCATGGGTGGTGGTCTGGACGGTGGTCCTGCATCCTTGTTGTGGGGTTGGTTTATAGCTggttttttccttttacTTGTTGGTATTTCCATGGCTGAACATGCAAGTGCCATTCCCACCGCCGGTGGTTTATACTATTGGACATACTATTATGCTCCAGAAGGTTACAAAGAGATCATTTCGTTTATTATTGGTTGTTCGAACTCTCTAGCATTAACAGCTGGTGTGTGTTCAATCAATTATGGTTTGGCTGAAGAAATTGCCGCTGCCGTCACCTTGACCAAAGATGGCAATTTCGATGCTACAAGAGGGAAGCTTTACGGTATATTTGCTGGGGCAGTGGTACTCATGGGTATTTGTACATGTATTGCCTCCGGGGGCATTGCTCGTTTACAAACACTGAGTATAGTTTCCAACGTGTTTATCATTGTCTTATTATTCATTGCCTTACCAATCGGTACCAAACATAATATGGGAGGTTTTAATAATGGTGATTTTATATTCGGAAAGTTTAAAAACTTTAGTGACTGGAATAACGGCTGGCAATTCTGCCTAGCTGGTTTTATGCCTGCAGTTTGGACAATTAATTCATTTGATTCATGTGTTCATCAATCCGAAGAAGCCAAAGATGCCAAAAAATCTGTTCCGATTGGTATAATTTTATCCATTGTTGTTTGTTGGATCTTAGGTTGGTTTATTATTATCTGTTTGATGGCCTGTATCAATCCTGATCTTGAAAGTGTTTTGARCTCTAAGTACGGGTTTGCTTTGGCACAAATAGTTTATGATTCCttaggaaaaaaatgggcTATTGCATTCATGTCATTAATTGCCTTCTGTCAATTTTTAATGGGAGCATCCATCACAACAGCAGTTTCCAGACAAGTTTGGGCATTTTCCCGTGATAATGGTTTGCCGCTATCAAAGTACATCAAAAAAGTGGACCCTAAATACTCCGTTCCATTTTATGCTATTTTGGCTGCATGTGTATGTTCATTGGTTTTGGGGCTGCTTTGTTTGATTGATCAGGCTGCTACAAATGCACTGTTTAGTTTAGCCGTGGCAGGTAATAATTTGGCATGGAGCACCCCCACCGTCTTGCGTTTGACATCAGGTAAAGATTTGTTCAGACCTGGTCCATTCTATCTAGGTAAGCTTTGGTCTCCCATAGTTGGTTGGATAGGTGTGGCTTTCCAAgtgtttattattgttatgGTTATGTTCCCCGCTCAACAAAAGGGCATTACAAAGTCCACGATGAATTACACATGTGTTATTGGTCCAGGTATTTGGATTCTTGCAGGTATCTATTACAAGGtttacaagaagaaatactATCATGGCCCAGCAACGAATTTATCTGATGAAGATTACGTTGATGCCGTTGGTGTTGATGTTATCGACACAATCATTTCCAAACAAGAGccataa